The genome window GTTACAGAATCTGACTTGGAGCCATAAAACTGAATATTCAGTTAAAGAATCTGGATAAAACTGTAAATATAAAACTGAATATTTGGTTTCAGACTGGAGCCATAAAACTGGATATTCAGTTACAGAATCTGACTAGAGTCATAAAACTGAATGTTCGGTTTCAGAATCTGACTGGAGCCATAAAACTGAATATTCGGTTTCAGAATCTGACTGGAGCCATAAAACTGAATATTCGGTTTCAGAATCTGACTGGAGCCGAATATTCGGTTTCAGAATCTGACTGGAGCCATAAAACTGAATATTCGGTTTCAGAATCTGACTGGAGACATAAAACTGAATATTCGGTTTCAGAATCTGACTGGAGCCATAAAACTGAATATTCAGTTACAGAATCTGACAAGCCATAAAACTGGATATTCAGTTACAGAATCTGACTAGAGTCATAAAACTGAATGTTTGGTTTCAGAATCTGACTGAACTCACAATTCCAGTGCAAGTTTATTGCAACCTCCATTCTGCCACCTCTGAGCCAACAGGGGGCACTGAGCTGCAGGGGGCTGTATAAGGGAGCCACCTAGGGGCAAGGGTACATAATGCTGTCTCTGCAGTgctgtcttttctctctctctttttctctaggTGCACACGGACAGCGAGTCTTCATCCAATAGTCGGAAGGAAATGCTTCCCAAGCCTACTACGATTGTGACTAGTGAGTCTTCGTCCAGCTGCTACCTCCGTTCACCTGTCTCAGAAGAGTTCTCCTTTGGCACGGCACAAGGGGCGATGTCTGCCGGACAGGTATGTGGCTGGGGGGCAGTACCCTCCAGCTATGTCAAAGAATCTTCTGCAAAACTGGCAGCTTTGTTCCAGCCTTGCAACATATTCACTTCTAGCGAGCAGAACTTCCCTGTGGCGAGGGGATGCTCTCCGTTTATGCTCAAAAGAGAAGGTGGGTAGCTTTGTGCTCAGGCTCCATAAAGAATAGCTTTTACatatgaatatatttatttatttatttattgtttggacttttataccgccccatccccaaagggctctgggcggtgtacagcataaaatatcaacataaataagtggctaaaacctttaaaacagcgataacaataataataacaatagtagaGGCGTCCAgccaactgcatttttaaaattctccccggaggaggGGGACGAGTCCCAGgatgataggcccagatgtaaagagccgaCGAGGGGgcacttgtaagctgccttgtactaaatcaggggtctgcaacctgtagctcttcagatgttcatggactacaattcccatcagcccctgccagcatggccaattggaattgtagtccatgaacatctggagagccataggttgcagacccctgtactaaatCAAACCATTGGCCtttcaaagtcagtactgtctactcggactggcagTGTCTTTGGCCTGTCAgtgtcagtattgcctgctcagactggcagcggctctcccaGGGCTCCGAttgtggtctttcacatcatttgaTGTTTTCAAGTggcgatgccagggattgaacctgagacttcctggatgccaagcagatggtctgccactgagccatgggcaCGATAGTTATCAATTCTGCTGCACTTGTAAGAAACATTGAGCGTGACTATTCTGGAGTAGGGAGCAATGGAGGCAGGGTCACTGGTAGAGCTACCTGGCCCTCTTGCAGGATTGCCATTCCCAAGACTCCCGGGGTCTGGGAAGAGCTATCAAGCCAAAGTGATTTAAGTTTGTGACTGtcaagacttaggccccttctgcacacgcaaaataatgcgttttcgaaccactttcacaactgtttgcaagtagattttgctattccgcacagcttcaaagagcgctgaaagcagtttgaaagtgcattattccacatgtgcggaatgagcctctgattcaAGTTCTACTTTGCTTTCGGAAACAAGAAAGagtatcttgggtgctgtgtcgtttccgggctgtgtggccgtgttctagcagcattctctcctgacgtttcgcctgcatctgtggctggcatcttcagaggatctgatgttgggaaagcaagtggagtatatatatctgttggagtgtccagggtgggtgaagacacattgtctgtgagtaacaaagaggGCAACCAGGACAATAGTTGAGGGcattctttgttactcacaatttgtcttcacccaccctggacactccaacagatatttatactccacttgctttcccaacattagattctctgaagatgccagccacagatgcaggcgaaatgtcaggagagaatgctgctagaacacggccatacagcccggaaaccacacagcaccccagtgattccggccgtgaaagccttcgacaatacaagaaagaGTATCATTTCTGCTTTCGCCACCCCGTCTCCTTTTGCAGGTCCAGCCCCAGGTCCTGCAGCAGCTGACCCTCCCGGATGAAGAAGATCTGGAGAGCATCACCCCCTGCAAAGATCTCTGGATCACCAAAGGGTACGAGGATTATCGGCGGGCTGTGGTGCAGAAGCACCAGCCTGACCCTGACAAGATCGACATCTGCGTGCACTTTGAGAAGGCCGGAGGAAGTGGCAGCAAGTCCCCACGGGAGAAAGAATATTGCTTCCCACCTGGGGCTGAAGGGCGGCTCAAGGACCCCAAAGCTTCTCCGTCCTGTCGCATCCACAATGCCCCGTCGCCACCCAAACACAAGTCTCTGAAGGaccagcagcagcatcaggggTCTGGGGGGTTAGAGGAAGACACGGTGCCGTCGCGCTGTGTCTACTGCCGGGACGTCTTTAACCATGAGGAAAACGGGCGTGGGCAGTGCCAGGATGCCCCCGACCCGATTGGCCGTTGCGTCTACCAGTTCACTTGTATGTGGTGCGCTGAGAGCATGCTGTACCACTGCATGTCAGACTCGGAAGGAGAGTATTCGGACCCTTGCTCCTGTGACACCGGCCACCCCCACTTCTGCATCCGCTGGATGGCCTTGGTCACTCTGTCCCTCGTGGTCCCTTGCATGTGTTGCTACTTACCCCTCCACGCCTGTCACTGGTGCGGCGAGCACTGCGGCTGTTGCGGTGGGAAGCACAAGGCGGTGCGGTGAACCCAGCCGGATCGGAAGGTGGGTGCTTGGTTAGAGCCATCGGGGCAACAGGCAGGCGCCAGATGGCTTGCACGGAAGCCGGAGGCTTGCTGGGGATACTTCCCTCtgatctctcccccctctcctcttGCGTCTCTTTTGGGAAAGAGGGTGTTGTGTTCGAGGCCCGGTCGATGGGATTTTTGTTTTTCGTTTTCCCATTTTGGAAACTggggacctttttaaaaaaagtagctAAACTAAGAGAAAGAGGCAAGAAGGGAAAGGTTGAGGAAATGCCGTTGCAAACCGATTATGGGCTCAGGGGTCCAATACGATAGTGAAGGTAACAGGATAACGCCTCCCTCCTTTTTCTGTTACCACACGAGGGATGGagatgaaatataaatatatatatgcacatacacacatacatatattgtTTGGGGGGATTAATGCACAGCAGGGAAGGGAACCAATGTTTACCTGTGAACATGTAACCCAAAATTGGAATGCTACCTGTGATATCCATGAAATCTGTGAAATCTCACATTCCTCCGTCTGTAGAATTGCGACCACGTTTAGGCCACGCTGATGCAGGCCTGCGTGGTGTGTTAACACTGTTTGCGACCCTCTAGCCAAGTATAAATGGGAGACACGACTGGTTCACCAGCGCCCCCGATTGGCAGTCCCAGgtaggaagaaaaagagagggaaaaaaccaCCCAGGAAGTTGTATGGACCAGTGGCATGCCACCGTGCATGGCTTTATTCAGTTTGGTAGATCCTGTGTAAAATATTAATCGAGACAAACTGATTCTCTGATCTTCACCTCCTAAACTCTTACACAAACACTCCCATCACTTAACACTAGCTTTATTCTCCTGGGGTCGTTTTGGCTTATATTATCCAACTGTCCACCAAAAATTCTTTACCTGGTCAGCTTATCCTTCCAGGCCTGGCTTCCCATGATGCCATCGCTTCCTGTAGCATATTCCAGAGGATGCTCCATTTTCCTGCCCTTAAACTTTGCCTCTGCAGCAGAGGGGTCAAACCAGGGCTTAAGACGGGAACGCCGCATGGTTTGTTGGCCTGCTGGACTTCAGCCTCAGCTGGCAGGCTGATGCTCCCCCAAATGTGCTGAAGAGCTCAACAGCTGAGGTCTGTTGGGAATGGAAGAGAGAGCCACCCCTGGATGTCTGCTTGGTTCTGAGGGCTTGGAACTGGATACTAACTCTCCCCATTTCCAGCGAGAACATCTTTTGAAAACAAAGTGAACTCATGTCAGGCACAAAACAGCTAAGCCCACTGCTagtattctttattattattattatttattatatttataaaccgccctcccctggagggctcagggcggtgaacaaaacatacagatagagcacaaaataaaaacaataatatcaaattaaattaaatagcattaaatagtggctctatatatgttaaaatacTACCccgttaaaagcagcgttcagtcaaataaatagatggcgtcctactaacagatcccctaaaaagaaaaaaaagggaagggacggtaggatccacagatgttataaaaggagaAAGATTcttgagaatcatagagttggaagagaccccaagggccatcaagtccaaccccctgcaatgcaggaacacacaatcaaagcactccagacagatggccatccagcctctctttaaaaacctccaaagaaggagactccaccacactccgaggcagcagattccactgtccaacagccctgactttcaggaagttcttcctgatgtttaggtggaatcgcttttccttcaccttgaacccgttactctttcaccaacatgacatcccttcaaatatctaaacatagctatcatgtcacctcttaaccttctcttcaccaaactaaacatacccagctccccaagtctctcctcgtaaggcatggattccagaccttttaccatttgggctgccctcctctggatccattccagcttgttctcaaatccttcctgaattgcggtgcccaaaactgcacacaatattccaggtgaagtctaaccaatgcagaatagagaggtacaattacatccctcaatctagatactatactgctattgatacagcccagaatcgcattggctttcttgtccgccgcatcacactgctgactcatattcagtttgtggtcttctaagactcccagatccctttcacatgtagtgttgtcaaaccaggtgtcacccatcctatatctgtgcatttcatttttcctgcctaagtgtagtatcttacatttatctctgttgaaattcattttgtttgttttggcccagctctctaatctgcccaggtcattttgaattctgtcctctggggtattagctatccctcctaatttggtgtcatctgcagaactgattagcatgccctctagtcCGTCATCCAAATTGTTGATAAGAATCAGGGAAGAATCAGTTTATACTGTCTGCCCCAGAGCAGAGACCTTTGGGAGTAAGTGAATACCTGAATGAGGGGACATCTGATAACCTGGTAGTTGATCAACCTcatgtttggctgttgtgggttttccgggcggcgtggccgtggtctggtagatttttgtcctaatgtttcacctgcatctatgtcgGGCAGCTTCTGAGGCATGTcacaccaaaccacagccacgcagtccggaaaacccgcaacatccTGGCGATTCCAgccaagaaagccttcgacaatatgtccTCATGTTTTTATCCCTGCCTGAGCATGGCACAATGAACAAGTTGGCACTCGGGAATATCTGGCTCTAaggcagtgtttaccaaccttttcgatgtcacggtacccttgacctcactcttcatatctcacggtacccctgccatccccccaccttcccctcccagtgcccctgcttgcaccaccccccaccttcccctcccagggtgaagggaagaactggggggggggcaggaagtggctgctgaccttgtggcaggccctgccacgagccagctccatgtcctttctggcgccggcaggagacaccgcaaaagtgaggggggggttagcattgccacggtacccctgggacatgctcacggtaccccagggtaccacagaaccctggttgaaaatcactgctctAAGGGCTGCATTTGAGGAGGTGGGTCAAAAGCGTGAGTCTGGTGCAGAGCATGTGTTTGTGCATGCTGTTGTGATGGACGTAGACCACTTTGCAGCCAGGCAAAAGTCACACAGGCACAATTACCTGCAGGGAACACAATTCCCACTCAAGCTTAGTCCCCAGCCGGTCTATTTGCCACATCCTGTCCTTGTGTCTCTCTTTTACCCCTTGCTGCCTGGGACCCAAGGGGTCCTGATTCCAATAGAGCTAGCTTGGCACCCCCAGCATCACACTGGGCTATTTGGAATCGCAACGTGTCCCCCAGGACAGGATGGGCAGCTCCCCTTTCCTCATTCACACCTGCCCTTCAGAACACACCTTTTCAATTTGGGAGACCAGTGacatggaatttatttatttatttatttgattattcgacttatataccgccctcccccgaagggctcggggcggttcacaacagacaAACAGCAACGTcaagtaaataataaacaaacaccgtACATGTAGTACTGGTGTGCATTAAAACAGCATTCCAATCTAATACAACATTTCAAGCAGGGGATAGTGCCCAACAACTAAAATGCCTCTAAGGGCCCCAGTTgttgaaaaaaggggggggggcagcagcggctggcctccccaaaagcccggcctccccaaaagcccggcggaattcTTTTCTGAGTGCTTGCTTTATCCATCGGCAACTGAGCACCCGGCTCAaatccaccaccccccacctttaAAAAGCAGATTTTCCACCTGGTTCAGTGGGCTTTgagtaagagaagaagaagaagagtttggatttctatccccccctttctctcctgcaggagactcaaaggggctgacaatctcctatcccttcccccctcacaacaaacaccctgtgaggtaggtggggctgagagagctccgagaagctgtgactagccccaggtcacccagctggcgtgtgtgggagtgtccaggctaatctgaattccccagagaagcctccacagctcaggcggcagagctgggaatcaaaccccgttcctccagattagatacacgagctcttaacctcctatgccactgctgctctaaccaTTAGAAATCCATTTGTGTCTGGCTTGGGGTAaatagttttcatttctttttgaaagACTCTATGCTTCTACATTATCAGTCTTTCAGCTGGAAATATGAAGGAACAGATGAAAAgctcaatttttttgttttttgaaagggaTTTAACTTTTTGCTCTACCTTTTTGCTATGGGAATCAAAAGGGAAGTCAGGACAGGAATCCAGTGGCTAGGTGTAtggagggcggggtggggtgtTTTCTATTTGCAAGTATGCAAAACCAGTCAAAACTATTTCAAAAGGAGAGTATTCAACTCACCAATTATTTGCTTTGCGGACACAGAATAAACAGCAACTCATTATATACTTAATGGCTTGTGACCCCAGATTTATCACAACCTCTataatagtggtggcgaacctttggcactccagatgttatggactacaattcccatcagccccttccagcatggccaattggggctgatgggaattgtagtccataacatctggcgtgccaaaggttcgccaccacggctgtataTGTCTGGAGTTTTAAAGAATAtgcaaaatggggggaaatgatgcATTTCCTGGTATGCTTTGAGTAGACACTTAGGAAGTGTATTGTGAGGTATGTAAATCCATCTTTCTGGAGGATCACCCTAGTAGAGAATGAGGGCTACATTCCTCACTATGTGCTTATTTTGACATGCCACATTGTCCTTAACATACGCAGAGGGTGCTTGTGTGtgcgtggggagggggtgggatctTTACTACCGGAATAGTATTTTAGGATGGTTATGGTTTGCTGTAGAATACAACAGCGCTCTTTAAATAAGGGTGCTTATCCGTACAGGGTTCGGTTTACAGGGTACATGGCTGCCAACATCCCCTTTTGCTCTTCTGTGTAGGTGTGTGTATACCTTCTTAGGGTTTGAATTCTGAGACCGCCTTGGCGAAAAGAGAAACTGTCCCTTGGGTGAAAAGACATGAATAAACAGGAAAGCGGAGGCTGCCGTTCACCTGTTGAACTGTAGGCCTTCCCTGGTTGTGGTAGCGAATAACCGTATGAGACCTCTCAAATATCCCGTTGCTGACGCCATACGCAGATCGGCAAGCACAGGCAAGCCCTGCAGCTATCTGAGCTGCCTTTTTTCAAAGTGTTCCGTTTCAGCAAACCTCCTAGATGTGACTGCCTCTTCCT of Sphaerodactylus townsendi isolate TG3544 linkage group LG06, MPM_Stown_v2.3, whole genome shotgun sequence contains these proteins:
- the SPRED3 gene encoding sprouty-related, EVH1 domain-containing protein 3; translated protein: MVRVRAVVMIRDDSSGGWVPMGGGGLSHVMICKVRCPEEGRHRQYLISGERLRDQTTILECTLKRDLVYNKVNPIFHHWKVGDNKFGLTFQSPADAVAFEKGVQAALEEIAEGSLSPSSSSSSQNEANRMDEALAVHTDSESSSNSRKEMLPKPTTIVTSESSSSCYLRSPVSEEFSFGTAQGAMSAGQVQPQVLQQLTLPDEEDLESITPCKDLWITKGYEDYRRAVVQKHQPDPDKIDICVHFEKAGGSGSKSPREKEYCFPPGAEGRLKDPKASPSCRIHNAPSPPKHKSLKDQQQHQGSGGLEEDTVPSRCVYCRDVFNHEENGRGQCQDAPDPIGRCVYQFTCMWCAESMLYHCMSDSEGEYSDPCSCDTGHPHFCIRWMALVTLSLVVPCMCCYLPLHACHWCGEHCGCCGGKHKAVR